One stretch of Corynebacterium auriscanis DNA includes these proteins:
- a CDS encoding quinone-dependent dihydroorotate dehydrogenase, with the protein MNTNQPSPFRAVRGAVYRQAVKAMFRIPPERIHGQMTMALEKVSNSPAALQALEKAWVVNDSRLSQNIAGITFPRPLGLAAGFDKDAREVNVWGAIGFGAAEVGTVTHLAQPGNPVPRLFRLPEDRALLNRMGFNNESARAAAMRLQNHRSTVPVGVNLGKSKITEPEQADNDYRQSARVVDSVADYLVINVSSPNTPGLRDLQAVASLRPIIAAVQSESSRPLFVKIAPDLSDEDIDAVVDLAIESGLTGLIATNTTISREGLKTDSSYVRALGAGGISGAPVAVRSLEVLRRIHARAQGKLVLVSVGGIETAQQAWERIGAGAHLLQGYTALIYGGPDWIRDIHLGISQQLTQHGLSNLADAVGKGLPWVD; encoded by the coding sequence GTGAACACTAACCAGCCAAGCCCATTTCGCGCAGTGCGGGGAGCCGTGTACCGCCAAGCAGTCAAGGCAATGTTCCGCATTCCGCCAGAGCGGATTCACGGCCAGATGACCATGGCGCTGGAGAAAGTGAGCAATTCCCCAGCTGCACTTCAAGCGCTGGAAAAGGCCTGGGTAGTTAACGATTCCCGGTTATCGCAGAACATCGCAGGAATAACTTTCCCTCGACCGTTGGGGTTGGCGGCTGGTTTCGATAAGGACGCACGCGAGGTTAACGTGTGGGGGGCTATTGGTTTTGGTGCCGCGGAGGTAGGAACCGTGACGCACCTAGCGCAACCTGGAAACCCCGTGCCACGGCTGTTCCGTTTGCCGGAAGATCGCGCATTACTCAACCGCATGGGTTTCAACAACGAGTCGGCCCGCGCCGCCGCGATGCGCTTGCAGAATCACCGATCTACGGTGCCGGTGGGTGTGAACTTGGGTAAATCGAAGATCACTGAGCCAGAGCAGGCAGATAACGATTACCGCCAATCCGCCCGTGTTGTGGATTCTGTGGCGGACTACTTGGTTATTAACGTTTCTAGCCCCAATACACCGGGACTGCGCGACCTCCAGGCGGTTGCATCTCTGCGCCCTATCATCGCTGCTGTGCAGTCGGAAAGCTCTCGCCCGCTTTTCGTGAAGATTGCGCCGGATTTGAGTGATGAAGACATTGATGCTGTGGTTGACTTGGCCATTGAAAGTGGCCTAACGGGTTTGATCGCCACTAATACGACGATCTCTCGCGAGGGGCTCAAGACTGACTCGAGTTACGTGCGTGCGCTGGGAGCGGGAGGAATCTCCGGAGCACCGGTCGCCGTGCGTTCGCTAGAGGTCCTGCGACGCATCCATGCCCGCGCGCAAGGCAAGCTAGTCCTAGTGAGCGTGGGTGGAATCGAAACCGCGCAGCAGGCTTGGGAACGCATCGGGGCGGGCGCTCACCTGCTGCAGGGCTACACGGCGCTGATTTATGGCGGACCAGACTGGATCCGCGACATCCACTTGGGCATTTCCCAGCAGCTGACCCAGCATGGACTTTCCAACCTCGCCGATGCTGTGGGCAAGGGATTGCCCTGGGTTGACTAG
- a CDS encoding thioesterase family protein codes for MNTSSHDIPDAPAYFVAGDVTKGTDELGNPSCEYTYYPTIHTESPWGDGGFQHGSPPAALVAVTLEEGAREHGVDLTAGRFSRMTVEILGAVPLSALRATVRVVRPGRRITMVETTIRDEGGRAYIRGTGWWVRTADTLDIERSVAEAIPGPETGRPAREFIDQWTSGYIDSIEVVRTELTGQDHSDYAHRNPAVYWSKSSLPVVEGRDDSPWVQLMKTVDIANGLNTVLDPSQWVYMNVDLSVYLHRMPDSEWVGLSAEANYGPDGIGTTISRVYDQQGPVGTVNQAIMLDRLN; via the coding sequence ATGAACACGTCATCTCATGACATTCCCGATGCTCCCGCCTACTTTGTGGCTGGAGATGTCACCAAAGGCACAGACGAACTGGGCAATCCCTCGTGCGAGTACACCTATTACCCCACGATTCATACCGAATCCCCGTGGGGTGACGGCGGCTTTCAACACGGCTCTCCCCCAGCCGCGCTGGTGGCGGTCACGTTGGAAGAAGGCGCCCGCGAGCACGGTGTGGACCTGACCGCTGGTCGCTTCAGTCGAATGACCGTGGAGATCCTAGGGGCGGTTCCCCTCAGCGCCCTACGGGCGACGGTGCGTGTGGTGCGCCCGGGGCGTCGGATAACAATGGTGGAAACAACAATCCGTGATGAGGGCGGGCGGGCTTATATACGTGGCACTGGGTGGTGGGTCCGGACCGCTGACACCTTGGACATTGAACGCAGCGTGGCAGAAGCGATCCCAGGGCCCGAAACTGGGCGCCCCGCCCGCGAGTTTATTGATCAATGGACCAGCGGTTACATTGATTCCATCGAGGTTGTTCGCACCGAACTGACCGGACAGGACCACTCCGACTACGCGCACCGCAACCCGGCTGTGTACTGGTCGAAGTCCTCCCTGCCTGTGGTGGAAGGTCGTGACGATTCCCCCTGGGTGCAGTTGATGAAGACAGTGGATATCGCCAACGGCCTTAATACCGTGCTGGATCCGAGCCAATGGGTGTACATGAACGTGGACCTCAGCGTGTATTTGCACCGCATGCCCGACAGTGAATGGGTCGGCCTATCTGCTGAGGCCAACTACGGACCAGACGGAATCGGCACCACGATTTCGCGGGTCTACGACCAGCAAGGACCCGTGGGAACCGTCAACCAAGCGATCATGCTGGATCGGCTGAACTAA
- the mshC gene encoding cysteine--1-D-myo-inosityl 2-amino-2-deoxy-alpha-D-glucopyranoside ligase has translation MQSWPNPDVPVLAGEAPALRLYDTADDEIRPVSIPSAGEEIGMYVCGITPYDSTHLGHAATYLTFDLINRYLVSAGHRVHYVQNITDVDDPLFERAERDGVDWRELGDSQVSLFRSDMEALRVIPPRDYIGAIESVDEVVDMVARLLDVGAAYQLTDDEYPDIYADHTFTPQFGYESRYDNPTMAELFAERGGDPARPGKRHALDALLWRAHREGEPQWNAPFGAGRPGWHIECSAIATNRLGPHFAIQGGGNDLRFPHHEFSAAHAEAAHGCERMADHYVHAGMIALDGVKMSKSLGNLVFVSKLTAAGHEPSAIRLGVYASHYRADRDWSDAILAAAENRLQAWREAFANLQQAQRNNAELPTIDQDTLPPVIQTVRGLIADDLDSPAALEAVDQWAMATTADPAGAVRAGSDPELIKRGLDALFGIDL, from the coding sequence ATGCAGTCGTGGCCTAATCCAGATGTTCCAGTTCTTGCCGGCGAAGCCCCGGCTCTCCGTCTGTACGACACCGCAGATGACGAAATACGGCCCGTTTCCATCCCTTCCGCAGGGGAAGAGATCGGGATGTACGTATGCGGAATCACCCCTTATGATTCGACGCATTTGGGGCATGCGGCCACGTATCTAACCTTTGACCTCATCAACCGCTACTTGGTGTCCGCGGGACACCGCGTGCACTATGTGCAAAACATCACAGATGTTGATGACCCACTATTCGAACGCGCAGAACGCGACGGTGTGGACTGGCGTGAGCTGGGGGACAGCCAAGTTAGCCTGTTCCGCTCGGATATGGAAGCGCTGCGGGTCATCCCACCGCGCGATTACATCGGTGCCATCGAAAGCGTGGACGAGGTTGTGGACATGGTCGCGCGGTTGCTGGACGTAGGCGCTGCCTACCAGCTCACCGACGACGAGTACCCCGATATTTACGCTGACCACACATTCACCCCGCAGTTCGGCTACGAATCCCGCTACGATAACCCCACCATGGCCGAGCTTTTTGCCGAGCGCGGGGGCGATCCCGCCCGCCCGGGCAAGCGCCACGCTCTCGATGCGCTGTTGTGGCGGGCGCACCGCGAGGGTGAACCGCAGTGGAACGCTCCGTTCGGCGCGGGCCGCCCAGGCTGGCACATTGAGTGCTCCGCCATCGCAACCAATCGATTGGGGCCACATTTTGCCATCCAAGGTGGCGGCAACGATTTGCGGTTCCCACACCACGAATTCTCTGCAGCGCATGCCGAAGCCGCCCATGGCTGCGAGCGTATGGCCGATCACTATGTTCATGCTGGCATGATCGCGCTCGATGGGGTGAAGATGAGCAAATCCCTGGGCAACCTGGTTTTCGTCTCCAAACTCACCGCCGCGGGCCACGAACCCTCTGCGATCCGTTTGGGTGTGTACGCCAGCCACTACAGGGCAGATCGGGATTGGTCGGATGCCATTCTTGCCGCCGCCGAAAACCGGTTGCAGGCGTGGCGCGAGGCATTTGCGAACTTGCAGCAGGCGCAGCGGAATAACGCCGAACTGCCCACCATCGATCAGGACACTCTGCCACCAGTAATCCAGACGGTTCGTGGCCTGATTGCAGACGACCTAGATTCCCCAGCTGCACTAGAAGCCGTCGATCAGTGGGCCATGGCCACAACAGCCGATCCAGCGGGGGCTGTGCGCGCGGGGAGCGACCCAGAGCTCATCAAGCGGGGGTTGGATGCGCTTTTCGGGATTGACCTCTAG
- a CDS encoding YbhB/YbcL family Raf kinase inhibitor-like protein gives MANMTAEQKYHQPTYVDDRFPGPDPYAPLVDLPPLKVTSETFEEGAELPKDQQAPTSVSPQLSWEKGPEGTKTYAVTCFDPDAPTASGYWHWAVFNIPADVTELKLGAGDEDLTGLPEGASALRGDSRSWGYYGAQAPEGHGPHRYIFAVHAVGEELDIDDRQPATILGFNLNFKAIARGLYWGWAEN, from the coding sequence ATGGCCAACATGACTGCAGAACAGAAATATCATCAGCCCACCTACGTGGATGATCGTTTCCCTGGACCAGACCCATATGCCCCGTTGGTGGACCTGCCTCCGTTGAAGGTGACAAGTGAAACTTTTGAGGAAGGCGCGGAGCTTCCGAAGGATCAACAGGCGCCCACCTCGGTGTCCCCGCAGCTGTCATGGGAGAAAGGCCCGGAAGGCACCAAAACGTACGCCGTGACGTGCTTCGACCCCGATGCGCCCACTGCTAGCGGCTACTGGCACTGGGCTGTGTTCAACATCCCTGCAGACGTTACGGAGCTAAAGTTAGGCGCGGGTGATGAAGACCTCACCGGGCTGCCCGAGGGCGCATCGGCCTTGCGAGGGGACAGTCGCTCGTGGGGGTACTATGGCGCACAAGCTCCAGAAGGCCACGGCCCACACCGCTACATTTTCGCAGTTCACGCGGTTGGGGAAGAATTGGATATCGACGATCGCCAGCCAGCCACAATCTTAGGCTTCAATCTCAATTTCAAGGCCATCGCACGTGGCCTGTACTGGGGCTGGGCCGAAAACTAA
- a CDS encoding undecaprenyl-diphosphate phosphatase: MTSDITWAQTIVLALVQGLTEFLPVSSSGHLRIVSQLLWGEDAGASFTAVIQLGTEAAVLVYFAKDIWTIATAWLKGLFNKQARGFDYRMGWMVIVGTIPVAALGFLGKDLIRENLRNLWITAAMLVLFSFVFILAEKVGRHERSFDRLTMKDAIIMGLAQCLALIPGVSRSGGTISAGLFLNLDREVATRFSFLLAIPAVLASGLFSLPDAFNPEAGQAASGMQLLVGTAIAFVVGYATIAWLLKFVSHHSFSWFALWRIPVGVLVMVLLATGVLAAT, from the coding sequence ATGACATCGGATATCACGTGGGCGCAGACAATCGTCCTTGCGCTCGTTCAGGGTTTGACAGAGTTTCTTCCCGTCAGCTCCTCGGGACACCTCCGCATCGTTTCGCAGCTGCTGTGGGGGGAGGATGCTGGGGCGAGTTTTACCGCGGTGATCCAGCTGGGAACCGAGGCCGCCGTGTTGGTGTACTTCGCCAAGGATATTTGGACTATCGCAACTGCATGGTTGAAAGGGTTGTTCAATAAGCAAGCACGCGGTTTCGATTACCGCATGGGCTGGATGGTGATTGTGGGCACCATTCCGGTGGCGGCCTTGGGCTTCCTGGGCAAGGACCTGATTCGCGAGAACCTGCGCAATCTGTGGATCACAGCAGCGATGCTGGTGCTGTTTTCCTTCGTGTTCATCCTGGCCGAGAAGGTGGGCCGTCACGAGCGTTCCTTCGATCGGTTGACGATGAAGGATGCCATCATTATGGGCTTGGCGCAGTGCTTGGCCCTCATTCCTGGCGTATCCCGTTCGGGTGGCACCATTTCGGCTGGCCTATTCCTGAACCTTGACCGTGAAGTCGCGACCCGGTTTTCTTTCCTGCTGGCGATCCCCGCCGTGTTGGCCTCCGGCTTGTTCTCCCTCCCAGATGCGTTCAATCCAGAAGCAGGGCAAGCGGCCAGCGGCATGCAGCTGCTAGTGGGTACGGCCATTGCGTTTGTCGTTGGTTATGCCACCATTGCGTGGTTGCTGAAGTTTGTTTCCCACCACTCGTTTAGCTGGTTTGCGCTGTGGCGGATCCCAGTGGGCGTGCTGGTGATGGTCCTGCTGGCAACGGGTGTACTAGCTGCGACCTAA
- a CDS encoding YncE family protein: MMNQPKLFRSQVSSSPVSPRRRGARAVMVSVAALSLVVAGCSTNFTGNSSSGSQQAADQPIAGTPAKPVESPLAGSDTSGEVKSLPFPEGTSVLDAATVAPHTQGNQSTSAILTKGAVYLAASNKIEQAKKVQVDDSCDNLNATASGVAVGCDGEYLELDANGDVVRKIQADGRVKSATTTAEGRSVIGVDGEEKIGFYNQEGKRTNEAVVSRSLDMAVLVNGSDSAGRVAVIDRGQTTINDVDPAKEEYKATLRIGQGVGEVATGTGNDAVVVASDNRQDQVMVYTMDDVVRLHQTAPTKKSPWGVAWDTARKVALVSTTADNALTAYDIASGTPKDVGTWKTIANVRHVLVQHDGSVLLVGTDNKVQVISASDVDKTVEDGRAGANPKTKFPVELKGSEQK; the protein is encoded by the coding sequence GTGATGAACCAGCCCAAGTTGTTCCGTTCCCAAGTTTCTTCTAGTCCGGTATCTCCTCGCCGCCGCGGGGCGCGTGCGGTCATGGTCAGTGTCGCGGCGCTGTCGCTTGTGGTCGCGGGATGTTCTACGAACTTCACGGGCAATAGCAGCTCCGGTAGCCAGCAGGCTGCAGATCAGCCCATCGCCGGCACTCCCGCTAAGCCCGTGGAGTCTCCGCTGGCTGGCTCGGATACCTCTGGGGAGGTGAAGTCGCTGCCATTTCCGGAAGGGACCTCTGTTCTCGACGCCGCCACGGTCGCCCCTCACACCCAAGGTAATCAGTCCACAAGTGCCATTTTGACGAAGGGCGCGGTCTACTTGGCGGCGTCGAATAAAATTGAACAAGCAAAAAAAGTCCAGGTGGACGATAGCTGCGACAACCTCAACGCCACGGCCAGCGGTGTGGCAGTGGGATGTGATGGCGAGTACCTAGAATTGGACGCAAACGGTGACGTTGTGCGCAAAATCCAGGCCGATGGGCGTGTAAAGTCCGCAACAACTACCGCCGAAGGGCGCAGCGTAATTGGTGTAGACGGGGAAGAAAAGATCGGATTCTACAACCAAGAGGGCAAGCGAACCAACGAGGCTGTGGTGAGCCGTAGCCTCGATATGGCGGTATTGGTGAATGGGTCAGATAGCGCGGGGCGGGTGGCAGTGATCGACCGGGGACAAACCACCATCAACGATGTAGATCCGGCGAAGGAAGAGTACAAAGCAACCTTGCGCATCGGCCAAGGAGTGGGGGAAGTTGCTACGGGTACTGGTAACGATGCAGTGGTGGTGGCTAGCGATAACCGCCAGGATCAGGTGATGGTGTACACGATGGATGACGTGGTTCGCCTGCATCAGACTGCGCCGACTAAGAAGTCCCCGTGGGGTGTGGCCTGGGATACCGCGCGAAAGGTAGCGCTGGTGAGCACGACCGCGGACAATGCTTTAACGGCGTACGACATCGCCTCCGGTACCCCGAAAGACGTTGGTACGTGGAAAACGATTGCGAATGTTCGCCATGTTTTAGTACAACATGACGGGTCGGTACTCCTGGTCGGCACGGACAATAAGGTGCAGGTCATTAGCGCTTCGGATGTAGATAAGACCGTGGAAGACGGTAGGGCCGGTGCGAATCCGAAGACGAAGTTCCCTGTTGAGCTCAAGGGCTCCGAGCAGAAGTAA
- a CDS encoding HAD family hydrolase produces MKAILWDMDGTLVDTEPLWGIATFEMSEVMGRRITPEVRELTVGGTTENTVRICANYAGLQLDESETQHWVQWMFQRVGELLNSSLPFRPGVPALLDEAKAANIPMALVTNTARHLTDVALESIGCHYFVLTLCGNEVPQGKPAPDIYLTAAEKLGVAPEDCLVFEDSRAGMTAAWTAGCRVVGVPTDPQMDTPIEVPLLRELTDGEEDLALFDLQRIKQLYANYPRPGAS; encoded by the coding sequence ATGAAGGCTATTTTGTGGGATATGGACGGCACCCTCGTAGATACGGAACCGCTATGGGGGATTGCGACGTTTGAGATGTCCGAGGTAATGGGGCGGCGAATCACCCCTGAGGTGCGGGAATTAACGGTAGGTGGCACCACCGAAAACACTGTACGAATCTGTGCGAATTACGCAGGGCTACAACTCGACGAGAGTGAAACGCAGCACTGGGTGCAGTGGATGTTTCAGCGCGTGGGGGAGCTGCTGAATTCCTCGCTACCGTTTCGCCCAGGCGTTCCCGCCTTACTGGATGAAGCCAAGGCGGCGAACATCCCCATGGCGCTGGTCACCAATACTGCCCGGCACCTGACGGATGTGGCGTTAGAATCCATTGGCTGCCATTACTTTGTGTTGACCTTGTGCGGGAACGAAGTGCCACAGGGCAAACCCGCTCCGGATATTTACCTGACTGCTGCCGAAAAACTAGGTGTGGCACCCGAGGATTGCCTAGTTTTTGAGGACTCACGCGCGGGTATGACAGCCGCCTGGACGGCCGGTTGTCGCGTGGTCGGTGTACCCACCGATCCTCAGATGGACACGCCCATCGAAGTGCCACTCTTACGCGAACTCACCGATGGGGAGGAAGACTTGGCGCTGTTCGATCTGCAGCGAATCAAGCAGCTATATGCGAATTACCCGCGCCCGGGTGCGAGCTAA
- the metH gene encoding methionine synthase: protein MLHALHQRVLIGDGAMGTQLQAVDLDLERDFLGLEGCNEILNETRPDVLRAIHRAYFEAGADIVETNTFGCNLPNLADYDIADRIEDLAYRGAAIAREVADEMGPRPDDGMPRFVAGSMGPGTKLPSLGHAPYVDLRNAYVESARGLVRGGCDAILIETCQDLLQVKAAVLGTKQAFEELGTRLPIIVHVTVETTGTMLLGSEIGAALTALEPLGIDMIGMNCATGPDEMSEHLRFLSNNTTLPVSVMPNAGLPVLGAHGAEYPLTAPELGEALRGFVANYGLSMVGGCCGTTPEHITAVRTAVLGTAVVDSGASGKENNHPPKDSQQEGATAPVKQGNREVVHNNNVSSLYQAVPLTQETGITMIGERTNANGSKAFREAMLAGDTEKCLEIAKDQVRDGAHMVDLCIDYVGRDGTQDMATLAALLATNSTLPIMIDSTEPDVIRVGLEHLGGRSAVNSVNFEDGDGPDSRYQRIMRLVQQHGAAVVALTIDEEGQARTAEKKVEIAERLIADITGTWNVAKENIIVDCLTFPISTGQEETRRDGIETINAIRELKRRHPEVHTTLGLSNISFGLNPAARQVLNSVFLNECIEAGLDTAIAHSSKILPMNRIDEEQRTVALDMIYDRRTESYDPLQTFMQLFEGISAASAKDARAEALAALPLFERLAQRIIDGDRNGLAQDLDEAMQTKDPVAIINEDLLAGMKTVGDLFGSGEMQLPFVLQSAETMKAAVAHLEPHMESEAGQGTSKGKMVIATVKGDVHDIGKNLVDIILSNNGYDVVNIGIKQPISAILEAAEENNADVIGMSGLLVKSTVVMKENLEELNRLGKSHYPVMLGGAALTRPYVEDDLTEVYDGDVYYSKDAFEALTVLDGIMAGLRGEHTEESADVMEKRAKRRARRERSKAIAAKRKEQAEPVEVPARSDVAIDVPLATPPFWGPRIVKGISVADYLPNLDERALFRGQWGLMPSRGEGGLTYEELVETEGRPRLRALLDELKSNGVLDAAAVVYGYFPAVSEGDTVHILPTPPSPTATADPQAEPVHSFTFPRQQRGRFLNIADFICSRERAIELGRTDVMPFQLVTMGQPIADYANELFAKDAYREYLEVHGVGVQLTEALAEYWHSRIRSELTFEDGSTAGDQDSPHKEDFFDLQYRGARFSFGYGSCPDMEDRRALVDMLEADKLGVVLSEELQLHPEQSTDAFVLYHPEAKYFNV, encoded by the coding sequence CTGCTGCACGCATTGCACCAGCGTGTGCTCATCGGCGACGGTGCGATGGGTACGCAGTTGCAAGCCGTCGATCTAGACCTTGAACGTGATTTTTTGGGCCTCGAGGGTTGCAACGAGATCCTCAACGAAACCCGCCCGGACGTTTTACGAGCGATTCACCGGGCATACTTTGAAGCTGGGGCAGATATTGTCGAAACCAATACCTTCGGCTGCAACCTGCCAAACCTCGCAGACTACGATATTGCCGACCGCATCGAAGATCTAGCCTACCGAGGCGCCGCAATCGCACGTGAAGTAGCCGATGAAATGGGGCCACGCCCCGACGACGGCATGCCGCGCTTCGTAGCCGGATCGATGGGGCCAGGCACCAAGCTGCCCTCGCTGGGCCACGCACCGTACGTGGACTTACGCAATGCCTACGTGGAAAGCGCCCGTGGCCTGGTACGCGGTGGGTGTGATGCGATTCTGATCGAGACCTGTCAAGATCTCCTGCAGGTCAAGGCCGCAGTACTGGGCACAAAACAGGCGTTCGAGGAACTGGGGACCCGCCTGCCCATCATCGTGCACGTCACCGTGGAAACAACGGGCACCATGTTGCTAGGCAGTGAGATCGGCGCAGCTCTCACCGCCCTGGAACCCCTGGGCATTGACATGATCGGCATGAACTGCGCTACCGGCCCCGACGAGATGAGCGAGCACCTGCGCTTCCTTTCGAACAACACGACCCTTCCCGTATCCGTCATGCCGAACGCCGGCCTGCCGGTGCTGGGTGCACATGGTGCGGAGTATCCACTCACGGCGCCAGAATTAGGGGAGGCCCTGCGCGGCTTCGTCGCCAACTACGGTCTCAGCATGGTGGGTGGGTGTTGCGGAACCACACCGGAGCACATCACTGCGGTACGCACAGCGGTACTGGGAACAGCAGTGGTGGACAGCGGGGCGTCGGGTAAAGAAAACAACCACCCCCCGAAAGACAGCCAGCAAGAGGGAGCTACCGCGCCCGTAAAACAGGGCAACAGGGAAGTGGTTCACAATAACAACGTCTCCTCGCTGTACCAAGCGGTGCCTTTGACTCAGGAGACGGGGATCACCATGATTGGTGAGCGCACCAATGCGAATGGCTCCAAGGCATTCCGGGAGGCCATGCTGGCCGGCGATACGGAAAAGTGCCTGGAAATCGCAAAGGATCAGGTTCGCGATGGCGCCCACATGGTGGATTTGTGTATTGACTACGTGGGGCGCGATGGAACTCAGGACATGGCAACGCTAGCTGCGTTACTAGCCACGAACTCCACGTTGCCGATCATGATCGACTCCACCGAGCCCGATGTGATCCGCGTGGGCCTAGAGCACCTGGGCGGCCGCAGCGCGGTTAACTCAGTGAACTTTGAAGATGGCGATGGGCCCGATTCGCGCTACCAGCGCATCATGCGGTTGGTGCAGCAACACGGCGCGGCGGTTGTTGCGCTGACGATTGATGAAGAGGGCCAGGCACGTACTGCGGAAAAGAAAGTGGAAATCGCCGAGCGCCTGATCGCTGACATTACGGGCACATGGAATGTGGCGAAGGAAAACATCATCGTCGACTGTTTGACATTCCCGATCTCTACCGGGCAGGAGGAAACCCGCCGCGACGGTATAGAGACCATTAACGCAATCCGCGAGTTGAAACGGCGCCACCCAGAAGTGCACACCACTTTGGGGCTATCCAACATTTCGTTCGGCCTCAACCCCGCAGCGCGGCAAGTGCTGAACTCCGTGTTCCTCAACGAGTGCATCGAGGCTGGCTTGGATACGGCCATAGCCCACTCGTCGAAAATCCTGCCGATGAACCGCATTGATGAAGAACAGCGCACGGTGGCGCTGGACATGATTTACGATCGGCGCACCGAAAGTTACGATCCACTGCAAACATTCATGCAGCTTTTCGAGGGTATAAGCGCAGCCAGTGCCAAGGATGCACGTGCAGAGGCGCTGGCGGCGCTGCCGCTGTTCGAGCGCCTTGCCCAACGCATCATCGACGGTGACCGAAATGGGTTGGCACAAGACCTCGATGAGGCCATGCAGACGAAGGACCCGGTTGCCATTATCAACGAAGACCTCTTGGCGGGCATGAAAACCGTGGGTGACCTGTTCGGTTCCGGCGAGATGCAATTGCCATTCGTGCTGCAATCCGCAGAAACGATGAAAGCGGCCGTCGCTCACCTGGAACCTCACATGGAAAGCGAAGCGGGCCAGGGTACATCCAAGGGCAAGATGGTCATCGCCACAGTGAAGGGCGATGTGCACGATATCGGCAAAAACCTGGTGGACATTATTCTGTCTAACAACGGCTACGACGTGGTGAATATCGGAATTAAACAACCGATTAGCGCGATCTTGGAGGCAGCAGAGGAAAACAATGCGGATGTCATCGGCATGTCCGGCCTGCTAGTGAAATCAACGGTCGTTATGAAAGAGAACCTGGAGGAGCTCAACCGGCTAGGCAAATCGCACTATCCGGTGATGTTAGGCGGGGCAGCGCTGACCCGGCCGTATGTGGAAGATGACCTCACGGAAGTCTACGACGGCGATGTGTACTACTCCAAGGATGCGTTTGAGGCGTTGACTGTCCTGGATGGGATCATGGCCGGTTTGCGTGGCGAGCACACCGAAGAATCCGCCGATGTCATGGAGAAGCGTGCCAAGCGCCGCGCCCGTCGTGAACGCTCTAAGGCCATTGCCGCGAAGCGCAAGGAACAAGCCGAGCCTGTTGAGGTGCCCGCCCGCTCCGATGTGGCCATTGACGTGCCACTTGCTACTCCGCCGTTCTGGGGCCCACGGATCGTTAAGGGCATAAGCGTGGCAGATTACCTGCCGAACCTCGATGAACGCGCACTGTTCCGCGGTCAGTGGGGATTGATGCCCTCCCGCGGAGAAGGCGGCCTCACTTACGAGGAATTGGTAGAAACCGAGGGCCGCCCACGCCTGCGCGCGTTACTCGATGAGCTGAAATCCAACGGTGTGCTGGATGCCGCCGCGGTTGTTTACGGTTACTTCCCGGCTGTTTCCGAAGGCGATACGGTTCATATTTTGCCGACGCCCCCAAGCCCCACCGCCACCGCTGATCCCCAGGCGGAACCGGTGCACTCGTTCACGTTCCCGCGTCAGCAACGTGGCCGCTTCCTCAATATTGCGGACTTCATCTGCTCGCGCGAGCGCGCCATCGAATTGGGCAGGACGGACGTGATGCCGTTCCAGCTGGTAACCATGGGCCAGCCGATCGCCGATTATGCCAATGAGCTTTTCGCTAAGGATGCCTACCGGGAATACCTAGAGGTCCACGGTGTGGGAGTTCAGCTCACCGAAGCGTTGGCTGAATACTGGCATTCGCGCATCCGCAGCGAGCTCACCTTCGAGGATGGCTCCACCGCCGGCGATCAGGATTCTCCACACAAGGAAGACTTCTTCGATCTGCAGTACCGTGGCGCGCGGTTCAGTTTCGGCTACGGTTCGTGCCCGGACATGGAGGACCGTAGGGCGCTGGTGGATATGCTTGAAGCGGACAAGCTGGGAGTTGTGCTCTCCGAGGAACTGCAATTGCATCCGGAGCAATCCACGGACGCCTTTGTGCTGTACCACCCAGAGGCGAAGTACTTCAACGTTTAG
- a CDS encoding phosphoribosyl-ATP diphosphatase encodes MNEKKTFESLFAELAQRAADRPEGSSTVKALDAGVHFQGKKIVEEAAEVWMAAEYQSDDELSEEISQLIYWLQVVMIQRGLQPEDIYKFL; translated from the coding sequence GTGAACGAAAAGAAGACATTCGAATCCCTGTTTGCCGAACTCGCACAACGCGCCGCCGACCGCCCTGAGGGCTCGAGCACTGTCAAGGCCCTAGATGCGGGTGTGCATTTCCAGGGAAAGAAGATTGTCGAAGAAGCCGCAGAAGTGTGGATGGCGGCTGAATACCAATCGGATGACGAGTTATCGGAGGAGATCTCCCAGCTCATCTACTGGCTGCAGGTTGTGATGATCCAACGGGGCCTGCAGCCCGAAGACATTTACAAGTTCCTCTAA